From Streptomyces sp. NBC_00775, one genomic window encodes:
- the trpD gene encoding anthranilate phosphoribosyltransferase, producing the protein MSAVNPAGGDTAAGRSWPDVLSALLAGQDLSAGDTAWAMDRIMSGEAADAQIAGFLVALRAKGETVEEITGLVETMYAHAKPLHIPGPAVDIVGTGGDRAKTVNISTMSAIVIAGTGAKVVKHGNRASSSASGSSDVLERLGINLDLSPERVAQVVEEAGITFCFAAKFHPSMRFVGAVRRDLGIPTSFNLLGPLTNPARVTASAIGCFDTRMAGLIAGVLAERGSSALVFRGDDGLDELTTTATSRVWVVRDGKVTEEAFDPRDVGLEIVPVEALRGADPEYNAGVARRLLDGETGAVRDAVLLNSAAALVALSPTDVPLVDQLRAGMEKAAQSIDSGAAKRTLERWVAASSA; encoded by the coding sequence ATGAGCGCTGTGAACCCCGCTGGAGGCGACACCGCGGCGGGCCGTTCCTGGCCCGACGTACTGAGCGCGCTGCTCGCCGGGCAGGACCTGAGCGCCGGTGACACGGCGTGGGCCATGGACCGCATCATGAGCGGTGAGGCCGCGGACGCCCAGATCGCGGGTTTCCTGGTGGCGCTGCGGGCCAAGGGCGAGACGGTCGAGGAGATCACCGGCCTCGTGGAGACCATGTACGCCCACGCGAAGCCGCTGCACATCCCGGGGCCGGCCGTCGACATCGTCGGTACGGGCGGAGACCGGGCCAAGACGGTCAACATCTCGACGATGTCCGCCATCGTGATCGCGGGTACCGGGGCGAAGGTCGTCAAGCACGGCAACCGGGCGTCGTCCTCGGCGAGCGGCTCGTCCGACGTGCTGGAGCGGCTCGGCATCAACCTGGACCTGTCGCCCGAGCGGGTGGCACAGGTGGTGGAGGAGGCCGGGATCACCTTCTGCTTCGCGGCCAAGTTCCATCCCTCGATGCGGTTCGTCGGCGCGGTCCGGCGCGACCTGGGGATTCCGACCTCGTTCAACCTCCTGGGCCCGCTGACCAACCCCGCCCGGGTCACCGCCTCGGCGATCGGCTGCTTCGACACCCGGATGGCGGGGCTCATCGCCGGCGTACTGGCAGAACGCGGCTCGTCCGCGCTGGTCTTCCGGGGTGACGACGGCCTCGACGAGCTGACGACCACGGCCACCTCCCGGGTGTGGGTCGTCCGCGACGGCAAGGTGACCGAGGAGGCCTTCGACCCGCGGGACGTCGGCCTTGAGATCGTCCCGGTGGAGGCACTGCGGGGCGCCGACCCCGAGTACAACGCGGGGGTCGCCCGACGGCTCCTGGACGGCGAGACGGGCGCGGTGCGGGACGCGGTCCTGCTGAACTCGGCGGCGGCCCTGGTGGCCCTGTCGCCGACCGACGTGCCCCTGGTGGACCAGCTCCGCGCCGGGATGGAGAAGGCGGCGCAGTCGATCGACTCCGGGGCCGCGAAGAGGACTCTTGAGCGGTGGGTGGCGGCCAGCAGCGCCTGA